A genomic window from Bdellovibrio sp. SKB1291214 includes:
- a CDS encoding polysaccharide deacetylase family protein, with translation MKRSLVFVFSVGMMSLTACGNNGFETVKADLVDAVTANETVPTVDDWHASQSNPEKLFPKWKEMIANKQLTGAEVCESLKALKDEDLALMEEQLDEASNAEMLKDCKEELALRIDNYFLNDRANMPSNLGNFFEDEIAKAEPVQHAQSAKMLTSVSGSSAKVFPNNIQYRDTSNGYYAVNADVAPGEVVLTFDDGPSEKYTEIILKTLKKMNAKAMFFALGKQVIANPAVVKMVAADGHSLGGHSMSHRCLAAKTICKNNNGGKMLSLSEATKEISGSLNAIRNTIGWVDPFFRFPYGEYDKSLTSYLNANGIGNFYWRIDSNDWRKQTSSTLVEKTMSQIKAAGKGVILFHDIQQRTAEALPEILNQLYNGGYKIVLIKPKNVMTVPVNPAP, from the coding sequence ATGAAAAGGTCTCTTGTGTTCGTGTTCAGCGTGGGAATGATGTCGCTAACGGCGTGTGGAAATAACGGATTTGAAACCGTTAAAGCAGACTTAGTCGATGCGGTTACTGCGAACGAAACGGTGCCTACGGTGGATGATTGGCATGCCTCACAAAGCAATCCTGAAAAATTATTTCCTAAATGGAAAGAGATGATCGCCAATAAACAACTGACAGGTGCGGAGGTTTGCGAATCTTTGAAGGCATTGAAAGATGAGGACCTTGCCTTGATGGAAGAACAATTAGATGAAGCATCCAACGCCGAGATGTTGAAAGACTGTAAAGAAGAATTGGCTCTTCGAATTGACAATTATTTCTTAAACGACCGTGCCAATATGCCGTCTAATCTGGGTAACTTTTTTGAAGATGAAATTGCAAAAGCTGAACCCGTTCAACATGCGCAGTCTGCAAAAATGTTAACATCTGTCTCTGGTTCCTCAGCTAAAGTTTTTCCAAACAATATTCAATACCGTGACACATCGAATGGCTACTATGCGGTCAATGCCGACGTGGCTCCGGGTGAAGTGGTTTTGACTTTCGACGATGGTCCTTCTGAAAAATACACAGAGATCATTTTAAAGACTCTCAAAAAGATGAACGCCAAAGCAATGTTCTTTGCCCTAGGTAAGCAAGTTATTGCCAATCCTGCAGTGGTTAAGATGGTCGCTGCCGATGGTCACTCTTTAGGTGGTCACTCGATGTCTCATCGTTGTTTGGCAGCAAAAACAATTTGTAAGAACAATAATGGTGGCAAGATGTTGTCACTGAGTGAAGCGACAAAAGAAATTTCTGGCAGTTTGAATGCCATTAGAAACACGATTGGATGGGTGGACCCTTTCTTCCGTTTTCCATATGGAGAATATGATAAGAGTTTGACGTCTTACTTGAACGCGAACGGTATTGGTAACTTTTATTGGAGAATCGATTCCAATGACTGGAGAAAACAAACGAGCTCCACATTGGTTGAAAAAACTATGTCACAAATTAAAGCCGCAGGAAAAGGCGTGATCCTATTCCACGACATCCAACAGAGAACTGCTGAAGCCCTTCCAGAGATCTTGAACCAGCTTTATAACGGCGGTTACAAAATTGTTCTAATTAAACCTAAGAATGTTATGACGGTACCAGTCAATCCTGCGCCGTAA
- a CDS encoding O-antigen ligase family protein: MIHAKDARILFLIKSLVLLAFLCKVSLGGLLPIPREVPYLIFQQGMHPYINVLLTFLFGVPLALLWLRVRTRQHLSGFYKLFVFFLMIILAVQTLLQVYYVNPDESAVMQIGAMMVSLFMVGLYGLVIPSLWNVQDFLRFVQRWTGILVLLSLVVLIVSPGATFKGGRFIGTFKHIPHMVTCATTAFVFSLGTFLMDSKLKHKIWSVLILLASFLVIILTGTRSSAAAAMFAFLLTLILHETRTTKGRMFKFGVVSFLLSFSLFFGLQTYELAHDIATGHSSLGGRQAQDGVASRWEEVERGAEIFKQEPWLGHGLMSKFASGNDVDVSNYNSFKDPHNIFVSAGVVGGWPLLILAAIALGFMTIGALKALKTFSIAKRQVAIYLLAHIPILVIYHVHLSIGGMADRLYWLVFGFVAAAVFEGVSVKSPKAPNQCPIRSADQDFAIYSA; encoded by the coding sequence ATGATTCACGCCAAGGACGCCCGCATTTTATTTTTAATAAAATCCCTGGTGCTGTTGGCGTTCCTTTGCAAAGTATCTTTGGGCGGCTTGCTGCCCATTCCACGCGAAGTTCCCTATTTGATTTTTCAACAGGGGATGCATCCTTATATTAATGTGCTTTTAACTTTCTTGTTTGGTGTGCCTTTGGCTTTGTTGTGGTTGCGAGTTCGCACCCGCCAACACTTAAGTGGATTCTATAAGCTCTTTGTTTTCTTTCTTATGATCATCCTGGCCGTGCAGACTTTGCTGCAGGTCTATTATGTGAACCCGGATGAATCAGCGGTCATGCAAATCGGCGCGATGATGGTTTCACTATTCATGGTGGGCCTTTACGGACTTGTCATCCCCAGTTTGTGGAATGTTCAAGACTTTCTAAGGTTTGTGCAGCGTTGGACAGGTATTTTAGTTCTGCTATCATTGGTCGTTTTAATTGTTTCCCCCGGAGCCACGTTTAAGGGTGGACGTTTTATCGGCACATTTAAACACATCCCCCATATGGTGACTTGTGCGACGACGGCCTTTGTATTCTCCCTTGGCACTTTTCTGATGGACTCAAAACTGAAACATAAGATTTGGAGTGTCTTGATACTGCTGGCGAGCTTCTTGGTGATTATTCTAACGGGTACTCGATCTTCGGCGGCAGCAGCGATGTTTGCCTTTCTGCTCACTTTGATTTTGCATGAAACACGTACAACTAAAGGTCGTATGTTTAAGTTCGGTGTTGTTTCGTTTTTGCTAAGTTTTAGTTTGTTCTTTGGCTTGCAGACCTACGAACTTGCCCACGACATCGCGACGGGGCATTCCTCATTAGGGGGCAGGCAGGCTCAAGACGGAGTTGCTTCTCGTTGGGAAGAAGTCGAAAGGGGCGCCGAGATCTTTAAACAGGAACCTTGGTTGGGACACGGTCTGATGTCGAAGTTTGCATCGGGCAATGATGTCGATGTTTCAAATTATAACTCGTTCAAGGATCCCCATAATATTTTCGTCTCTGCAGGAGTTGTGGGTGGTTGGCCTTTATTAATTCTTGCTGCCATCGCGTTGGGGTTCATGACTATCGGTGCGCTGAAGGCATTAAAAACTTTCAGCATCGCCAAACGCCAGGTTGCCATTTATCTGCTCGCGCATATTCCTATCTTAGTGATCTATCATGTTCATCTTTCCATTGGTGGAATGGCGGATCGTCTGTACTGGTTGGTATTTGGCTTTGTTGCCGCCGCCGTGTTTGAAGGCGTTTCGGTGAAGTCTCCTAAAGCTCCAAATCAGTGCCCAATAAGGTCTGCTGACCAAGATTTTGCCATCTATTCTGCGTAA